In Asanoa sp. WMMD1127, one genomic interval encodes:
- a CDS encoding TetR family transcriptional regulator, with protein MSRVSQAQARENRRQVVETAARLFRERGVAQVSVADVMAGAGLTHGGFYKQFTSKDALAVEALTRGLAEVAERLARIAQPSDRAAFLDHYLSPDHRDSPGAGCPIAGFARDLPGANPDLVTTYADGVEYYADKLGDLTAVSTAVGALILARATAGTDLSDRILAEAVAALTNDS; from the coding sequence ATGAGTCGGGTGTCGCAGGCACAGGCGCGCGAGAACCGCCGGCAGGTCGTCGAGACAGCCGCGCGGCTGTTCCGCGAGCGCGGCGTGGCCCAGGTGAGCGTCGCCGACGTGATGGCTGGGGCGGGACTTACGCATGGTGGCTTCTACAAGCAGTTCACGTCGAAGGACGCCCTGGCCGTCGAGGCGCTGACCCGCGGGCTGGCCGAGGTGGCCGAGCGCCTGGCCAGGATCGCACAGCCGAGCGACCGAGCGGCCTTTCTGGACCACTACCTCTCGCCCGACCACCGCGACTCACCCGGCGCCGGCTGCCCGATCGCCGGCTTCGCCCGCGACCTACCGGGCGCCAACCCCGACCTCGTCACCACCTACGCCGACGGCGTCGAGTACTACGCGGACAAGCTGGGGGACCTGACGGCGGTGAGCACGGCCGTGGGCGCGCTGATCCTGGCGCGGGCGACCGCGGGCACCGACCTCAGCGACCGCATCCTGGCCGAGGCCGTCGCCGCGTTGACGAACGACTCCTGA
- a CDS encoding amidase yields the protein MNTELTYQDATALAELIRTRKVSSVEVVQAHLDRIEAVDGKTNAVVTLADGALDAARAADETLAAGAAVGPLHGVPFTAKDSFDTAGVATQRGSPIFAGRVPETDATSVARMKQAGAILLGKTNLPEFSYWIESDNLLTGRTNNPWDLDRSPGGSSGGESAAIAAGMSPIGLGSDLSISLRGPAADTGIAALKATHGRVPMTGVWPREPRRDWHAGPLARSIRDLALAYSFLAGPDGADGFSDVPREFDAGLGNTPVRVGWLVDSGLGPTDTEVAATVRAAADALQNAGMRVDAVHIPALERDNPLDLWTRQHAMEMKPPVREVTAGHEDEMFTYSKTLLGTPDTPVADYVDAEEGVERLRDGFADYFQRYDLLLMPVTTFPAHAHGLTKITVDGQTVDAFHVSATTVPFNLTGLPALSMRFGTTSEGMPIGVQLVATWHAESTILCTAALLESRSPVRDLHPAI from the coding sequence ATGAATACCGAGCTCACCTACCAGGACGCGACCGCCCTCGCCGAGTTGATCCGTACGCGGAAGGTTTCGTCCGTCGAGGTCGTGCAGGCGCACCTGGACCGCATCGAGGCCGTCGACGGCAAGACCAATGCCGTCGTCACCCTGGCCGACGGCGCGCTGGACGCCGCCCGGGCCGCGGACGAGACGCTGGCGGCGGGCGCCGCGGTGGGGCCGCTGCACGGCGTGCCGTTCACCGCCAAGGACTCGTTCGACACCGCCGGGGTGGCCACGCAGCGTGGTTCGCCGATCTTCGCGGGACGCGTACCCGAAACGGATGCGACCAGTGTGGCGCGGATGAAGCAGGCCGGGGCGATCCTGCTGGGCAAGACCAACCTGCCGGAGTTCTCGTACTGGATCGAGTCCGACAATCTTCTGACCGGGCGGACGAACAACCCGTGGGACCTCGATCGGTCGCCGGGCGGTTCGAGCGGTGGGGAGTCCGCGGCGATCGCGGCGGGCATGTCGCCGATCGGGCTCGGCAGCGACCTGTCGATCTCGCTGCGCGGGCCGGCCGCCGACACCGGCATCGCCGCGCTCAAGGCGACGCACGGGCGCGTACCCATGACTGGGGTCTGGCCCCGGGAGCCCCGCCGCGACTGGCACGCCGGCCCGCTGGCCCGCTCGATCCGCGACCTCGCACTGGCGTACTCCTTCCTGGCGGGTCCCGACGGCGCCGACGGCTTCTCCGACGTTCCACGCGAGTTCGACGCCGGCCTCGGCAACACGCCGGTCCGGGTCGGCTGGCTCGTCGACTCGGGACTCGGTCCGACCGACACCGAGGTCGCGGCAACGGTGCGAGCGGCCGCCGACGCCCTGCAGAACGCGGGCATGCGGGTCGACGCCGTGCACATCCCGGCCCTGGAGCGCGACAACCCGCTCGACCTCTGGACGCGGCAGCACGCGATGGAGATGAAGCCGCCGGTCCGGGAGGTCACCGCCGGCCACGAGGACGAGATGTTCACGTACTCCAAGACCTTGCTCGGCACGCCCGACACGCCCGTGGCGGACTACGTCGACGCCGAGGAGGGTGTCGAGCGGCTCCGGGACGGCTTCGCCGACTACTTCCAGCGCTACGACCTGCTGCTGATGCCGGTGACGACCTTCCCCGCGCACGCGCACGGGCTCACGAAGATCACAGTGGATGGTCAGACGGTGGACGCGTTCCACGTGAGCGCGACGACGGTCCCGTTCAACCTGACGGGCCTGCCGGCGTTGTCGATGCGCTTCGGCACCACGTCCGAGGGCATGCCGATCGGCGTGCAGCTCGTCGCCACCTGGCACGCGGAGTCGACGATCCTGTGCACCGCCGCGCTGCTGGAGTCGCGCAGCCCGGTCCGCGACCTGCATCCGGCCATCTGA
- a CDS encoding nuclear transport factor 2 family protein, producing MPFVDERGSYSSAELAYAVTRLFEDADRSPILPMLSDDVVLRLPDTLPYGGEFTGRTAFDEFFSKSPAANPVWESFDITVEDVIAADDHIIARLTNTAVPKATGKAVVFENLWLFSVADGRIVRVQLYADTAVTTGGPAS from the coding sequence ATGCCCTTTGTCGACGAGCGCGGTTCCTACAGCAGCGCCGAGCTGGCGTACGCCGTCACGAGGTTGTTCGAGGACGCCGACCGGAGCCCGATCCTGCCGATGCTCAGCGACGACGTCGTGCTGAGGCTGCCGGACACCCTGCCCTACGGCGGCGAGTTCACCGGCCGCACGGCCTTCGACGAGTTCTTCTCGAAGAGCCCGGCCGCCAACCCGGTCTGGGAGTCGTTCGACATCACCGTCGAGGACGTCATCGCGGCCGACGACCACATCATCGCCCGCCTCACCAACACGGCCGTGCCCAAGGCGACCGGCAAGGCGGTGGTCTTCGAGAACCTGTGGCTCTTCAGCGTCGCGGACGGCCGCATCGTGCGCGTCCAGCTCTACGCCGACACCGCGGTCACGACGGGCGGCCCGGCGAGCTGA
- a CDS encoding FAD-dependent oxidoreductase has product MSEIPVPDERTLYSSQRPGGADSPAWPVFSAHALEMLRSVGEVLRPQPGEQLWDAGDPYDLNLVLSGGVLLVDRRDDRVVFVVEAGDFVGELGMLMGQRAFLPGVAMAGTELLRVRVADLRRLVEISGELSDVLLSALDARRGLLTRLGEGGLVLAGDDDDRDLHRLQDFAERNQLPYRTVLRSDVSAWADLAKTCDLPEAGTAVVTGQRRVMIAPTTRDLASALGIDLWGISDDARCDLLVVGAGPAGLAAAVYGSSEGLDVVVVEDVAIGGQAGSSSRIENYLGSYRGVSGVELARAAMLQAVKFGTRLVSPRSVTGIARVADGFRVRLDDEHDVRAATVIIASGVRYRRLDLPGLADLEGRGVYYAASQLEAKVVAGRDVVVVGGANSAGQAALFLARHAARVHVLIRRDDLRETMSNYLAQRLTHHERVTVHPRSQVRAVHGTSRLDAVTWHDHHLDQDVRLDAAGLFLMIGAEPGTSWLHDAGVDLDDKGFVVTHDGFATSVPGLFAVGDVRAGSVKRVASAVGEGSVVISAIHSHLADRQRPEEQPWTS; this is encoded by the coding sequence GTGAGTGAGATCCCGGTGCCCGACGAGCGGACCCTTTACTCGTCGCAGCGGCCGGGTGGGGCCGACTCCCCGGCCTGGCCCGTGTTCAGCGCGCACGCGCTCGAGATGCTGCGGTCCGTCGGTGAGGTGCTGCGGCCCCAGCCCGGCGAGCAGCTGTGGGACGCCGGCGACCCGTACGACCTGAATCTCGTGCTCTCCGGTGGGGTGCTGCTGGTCGACCGGCGCGACGACCGCGTCGTGTTCGTGGTCGAGGCCGGTGACTTCGTCGGCGAGCTCGGCATGCTGATGGGGCAGCGGGCGTTCCTGCCCGGCGTCGCCATGGCGGGCACCGAGCTGTTGCGGGTACGCGTCGCGGACCTCCGCCGGCTCGTGGAGATCTCGGGTGAGCTGAGCGACGTCCTACTGTCCGCATTGGACGCTCGACGGGGTCTGCTGACGCGGCTGGGTGAGGGCGGTCTCGTGCTCGCCGGCGACGACGACGACCGCGACCTGCACCGGCTCCAGGACTTCGCCGAGCGCAACCAGCTCCCCTACCGCACGGTGCTGCGCAGCGACGTCTCGGCCTGGGCCGATCTGGCGAAGACCTGCGACCTGCCCGAGGCCGGTACGGCCGTCGTGACCGGCCAGCGCCGGGTGATGATCGCCCCGACGACGCGGGACCTGGCCAGCGCGCTCGGGATCGACCTGTGGGGCATCTCCGACGACGCGCGGTGCGACCTGCTGGTCGTGGGCGCCGGGCCGGCGGGTCTGGCCGCCGCCGTCTACGGGTCGTCCGAAGGGCTCGACGTGGTCGTCGTCGAGGACGTCGCCATCGGCGGGCAGGCCGGCAGCTCGTCGCGGATCGAGAACTACCTCGGCTCGTACCGCGGCGTCTCCGGTGTCGAACTGGCGCGGGCGGCGATGCTGCAGGCGGTCAAGTTCGGGACACGCCTGGTGTCGCCCCGCTCCGTCACCGGGATCGCGCGGGTGGCCGACGGGTTCCGGGTGCGGCTCGACGACGAGCACGACGTCCGCGCGGCCACGGTGATCATCGCCAGCGGCGTCCGCTACCGGCGGCTCGACCTGCCCGGGCTGGCCGACCTCGAGGGGCGCGGCGTCTACTACGCGGCGAGCCAGCTCGAGGCCAAGGTGGTCGCCGGCCGGGACGTCGTCGTGGTCGGGGGCGCCAACTCGGCCGGGCAGGCGGCGCTGTTCCTGGCCCGGCACGCCGCCCGGGTGCACGTCCTGATCCGCCGCGACGACCTGCGCGAGACGATGTCCAACTACCTGGCGCAGCGGCTCACCCACCACGAGCGGGTCACCGTCCATCCGCGGTCACAGGTGCGCGCGGTCCACGGCACCAGCCGGCTCGACGCGGTGACCTGGCACGACCACCACCTCGACCAGGACGTACGCCTGGACGCCGCCGGCCTGTTCCTGATGATCGGTGCGGAACCGGGCACCTCGTGGCTGCACGACGCCGGCGTCGACCTCGACGACAAGGGGTTCGTGGTCACCCACGACGGCTTCGCGACCTCGGTGCCCGGCCTGTTCGCCGTCGGTGACGTGCGCGCCGGTTCCGTCAAGCGGGTCGCGTCGGCGGTGGGCGAGGGTTCCGTCGTCATCTCGGCGATCCACTCCCACCTGGCCGACCGCCAGCGACCTGAGGAGCAGCCATGGACGTCCTGA
- a CDS encoding class I SAM-dependent methyltransferase: MDVLSTTRDAYDDAALAYAELFRDSLRDSPLDRAILGAFADVVRASGNPRVADVGCGPGHVTAHLAELGLAAAGVDVSPAMVKLAREAFPGLRFDEGSMTSLDIADGALGGVLSRWSVIHTPPPDVPAILAELHRVLAPGGHLLIGFSASDDAAHLTQVFDHKVTPAYRWWPDHLSALLRDAGLAEVARMVAEPEPTDARQFKSVHLLARKAAGSR, encoded by the coding sequence ATGGACGTCCTGAGCACCACCCGCGACGCGTACGACGATGCCGCGCTCGCCTATGCCGAGCTCTTCCGGGACTCGTTGCGGGACAGCCCGCTGGACCGGGCGATCCTGGGCGCCTTCGCCGACGTGGTGCGGGCGTCCGGGAACCCCCGGGTCGCGGATGTCGGCTGCGGGCCCGGCCACGTCACCGCGCATCTGGCGGAGCTCGGGCTGGCGGCCGCCGGCGTCGACGTCTCCCCCGCGATGGTCAAGCTGGCCCGCGAGGCCTTTCCCGGGCTGCGGTTCGACGAAGGGTCGATGACTTCGCTGGACATCGCTGACGGCGCGCTCGGCGGTGTGCTGTCGCGGTGGTCCGTCATCCACACACCCCCGCCGGACGTCCCCGCGATCCTCGCGGAGCTGCACCGCGTGCTGGCGCCCGGAGGCCACCTGCTGATCGGCTTCTCGGCCAGCGACGACGCGGCGCACCTGACGCAGGTCTTCGACCACAAGGTCACGCCGGCCTACCGGTGGTGGCCCGACCACCTGTCGGCGCTGCTCCGGGACGCCGGGCTGGCCGAGGTGGCCCGCATGGTCGCCGAACCCGAACCCACCGACGCGCGGCAGTTCAAGTCGGTCCACCTGCTCGCCCGCAAGGCGGCAGGGTCGCGCTGA
- a CDS encoding serine hydrolase, with protein sequence MKTPQSRTSRRGLLAAAVLALAGGGAAEATVVWRRSSTGGAAPTPAAATLSPTPSPTPDYLAAAKAKVAAYVAESGNGHVALAVRDRTTGLALTIGGTRFPTASIIKVDILAALLLRSRQGDLDITDSDRRNAKKSITLSDNDATTKLFWRIGGKSGLSAANKTFGLKETRPNGAWGSSSTTVADQIRLLTALTDENGPLDDAGRRYLFGLMSQVDEEQDWGVPAAATTATTGVFVKNGWDTIGADGGLWQVNTIGRLVEPGHDWLVAVLSGHHRTHPAGVRMVEAMAKYALKELRKIPIG encoded by the coding sequence ATGAAAACCCCTCAAAGCCGTACGAGCAGGCGCGGTCTGCTGGCCGCGGCGGTGCTCGCCCTGGCCGGCGGCGGCGCGGCCGAAGCGACCGTGGTCTGGCGGCGGTCGTCCACCGGCGGTGCCGCGCCGACCCCGGCCGCCGCGACCCTCTCCCCCACGCCGAGCCCGACACCGGACTATCTGGCGGCGGCCAAGGCGAAGGTCGCGGCCTACGTGGCCGAGTCCGGCAACGGGCACGTCGCCCTCGCGGTGCGCGACCGGACGACGGGCCTCGCGCTCACCATCGGCGGCACGCGCTTCCCCACGGCCAGCATCATCAAGGTCGACATCCTGGCCGCCCTGCTGCTGCGGTCGCGGCAGGGCGACCTCGACATCACCGACAGCGACCGCCGCAACGCCAAGAAGTCGATCACGTTGAGTGACAACGACGCCACGACCAAGCTGTTCTGGCGGATCGGCGGGAAGTCGGGCCTGAGCGCCGCCAACAAGACGTTCGGCCTGAAGGAGACCCGGCCGAACGGAGCGTGGGGCAGTTCCTCCACCACGGTGGCCGACCAGATCCGGTTGCTCACCGCGCTGACCGACGAGAACGGGCCGCTGGACGATGCCGGCCGGCGCTACCTGTTCGGCCTGATGAGCCAGGTCGACGAGGAGCAGGACTGGGGCGTGCCGGCCGCGGCGACCACCGCCACCACCGGCGTCTTCGTCAAGAACGGCTGGGACACCATCGGCGCCGACGGCGGGCTCTGGCAGGTCAACACGATCGGCCGCCTGGTCGAGCCGGGCCACGACTGGCTCGTCGCCGTGCTCTCCGGCCACCACCGCACCCACCCCGCGGGCGTACGCATGGTCGAGGCGATGGCCAAGTACGCCCTCAAAGAGCTCCGCAAGATCCCCATCGGCTAA
- a CDS encoding alpha/beta hydrolase codes for MEHVLPDGRVVAWAEFGDPAGRPVSYLDGTPGSRLWSPPESALDGIRLFTMDRPGYGRSDAVRRPTLLGVADTVSALMTAVDVPRFGVVGHSGGAPYALACGARFPDRLTGVVASALTGPDRELGTVRGKQRRQVWLLRTVPGLGRRFVTRAAAFYAQDPLAMHRQQLASGNDRWMTPQEESKLEGARQGAAGLIADWLATDIHRWGFALRDVRARTLVFAGRHDPGRAAPDAPMVVARIAGAELRIDEEAGHTPSPAGWRDLLSWAAGAPG; via the coding sequence ATGGAACACGTCCTGCCCGACGGGCGGGTGGTCGCGTGGGCGGAGTTCGGGGATCCGGCCGGCCGGCCGGTCAGCTATCTGGACGGCACGCCAGGCTCGCGACTGTGGAGTCCGCCGGAATCGGCCCTGGACGGCATCCGACTGTTCACAATGGACCGGCCCGGTTACGGACGGTCCGATGCCGTGCGTCGCCCCACCCTGCTCGGTGTGGCCGACACGGTCAGTGCGCTGATGACGGCGGTGGACGTGCCGCGATTCGGCGTGGTGGGCCATTCCGGCGGAGCACCGTACGCGCTGGCCTGCGGCGCCCGCTTCCCGGACCGGCTCACCGGCGTGGTGGCGTCGGCGTTGACCGGACCGGACCGCGAGCTGGGCACCGTCCGCGGCAAGCAGCGTCGGCAGGTGTGGCTGTTGCGCACCGTGCCCGGCCTGGGACGCCGGTTCGTAACGAGGGCCGCCGCGTTCTATGCCCAGGATCCGCTGGCGATGCACCGCCAGCAGCTGGCCAGCGGCAACGACCGGTGGATGACGCCACAGGAGGAGTCGAAGCTCGAGGGCGCCCGGCAGGGTGCCGCCGGCCTGATCGCCGACTGGTTAGCCACCGACATCCACCGCTGGGGTTTCGCGTTGCGCGACGTGCGGGCCCGCACTCTGGTTTTCGCCGGCCGCCACGATCCGGGCCGCGCTGCGCCCGACGCGCCGATGGTCGTGGCTCGCATCGCCGGCGCTGAGCTGCGGATCGACGAGGAGGCCGGGCACACGCCGTCGCCGGCGGGCTGGCGCGACCTGTTGAGCTGGGCCGCAGGCGCCCCCGGCTAG
- a CDS encoding LLM class flavin-dependent oxidoreductase, which produces MRFGLDVPVNGPYADPRLLAEMAAEAEAAGWDGFFLQDTLNGDLPAADPWISLAAVALATHRMRIGILVNALPRRRPWQVARQAATVDHLSGGRVVVGAGLGYSEVDFTPFGEEWDLRTRAAMLDEALDVLAGVWSGEPFSYAGRHYRLDGVTLGPAPVQTPRIPVWPAAGWPNRRPLARAARWDGVYLMTVHQKTGELLRPADIAEVVAAVAAQRAGQAFEVAFNAVRSADTAEQVGEFAAAGGTWWVELASDEAEGGLAAYRDRIRQGPPAV; this is translated from the coding sequence ATGAGGTTCGGTCTCGACGTGCCCGTCAACGGGCCCTATGCCGACCCGCGCCTGCTCGCCGAGATGGCGGCCGAGGCCGAGGCGGCGGGCTGGGACGGCTTCTTTCTCCAGGACACCCTCAACGGCGACCTGCCGGCGGCCGACCCCTGGATCAGCCTGGCCGCGGTCGCGCTGGCCACCCACCGCATGCGGATCGGCATCCTCGTCAACGCGCTTCCCCGCCGCCGGCCGTGGCAGGTCGCCCGCCAGGCCGCCACCGTCGACCACCTGTCCGGCGGCCGCGTCGTGGTGGGCGCGGGCCTGGGCTACAGCGAGGTCGACTTCACCCCGTTCGGCGAGGAATGGGACCTCCGCACGCGGGCCGCGATGCTCGACGAGGCGCTCGACGTGCTGGCCGGCGTCTGGTCCGGGGAGCCGTTCTCCTACGCCGGCCGCCACTACCGCCTCGACGGCGTCACGCTGGGGCCGGCGCCTGTGCAGACGCCCCGCATCCCGGTCTGGCCGGCGGCCGGCTGGCCCAACCGCCGGCCGCTGGCCCGGGCCGCCCGCTGGGACGGCGTCTATCTCATGACGGTGCACCAGAAGACCGGCGAGCTGCTCCGGCCGGCCGACATCGCCGAGGTGGTCGCGGCGGTGGCGGCCCAGCGCGCCGGGCAGGCCTTCGAGGTGGCTTTCAACGCGGTCCGGTCCGCGGACACGGCGGAGCAGGTGGGCGAGTTCGCGGCCGCCGGCGGCACGTGGTGGGTCGAACTCGCCTCCGACGAGGCGGAGGGTGGCCTGGCCGCCTATCGCGACCGCATCCGCCAGGGCCCGCCCGCCGTCTAG
- a CDS encoding MFS transporter — translation MAKLLPETGPQRLLAASNLVYTVGSGLYLTAGVLYFTQAVRLPAAQVGAGLAIAGAVALAVGIAAGHLADRHGPRGVYAATLAVQALATAAFVLVHSFWPFVVAVCAATAAKAAGLAARSPLIRHYGGDRPQAFRAYLRAVTNVGISVGALGAGWAVQVGTVSAYHLLVAGNAIAFVVSAVLLVRLPAVAPLPPAPGPRWTALGDWPYLALTALDGVMAVQFKVLTVGIPLWIVSATTAPAWIVSGTMLVGTVMVVLLQVRASRGVDSPVAGGRAYRRSGLAFLASCSMIALTRSLPGWAAATLLMSAAVVHTVGELWHSAAGFEVSFALAPDHATGQYLGVFGIGAGLAEAFGPGLLIALCISWSGPGWYVVGAMFALTGFAAPAAVRWAERRRRPVRPPSMPDRAPAARQALSSS, via the coding sequence ATGGCAAAACTGCTGCCGGAGACCGGGCCCCAACGCCTCCTCGCCGCGTCGAACCTGGTCTACACCGTCGGCAGCGGGCTCTACCTGACCGCCGGCGTCCTCTATTTCACGCAGGCGGTGCGGCTGCCCGCAGCCCAGGTCGGCGCCGGCCTGGCGATCGCCGGCGCCGTCGCGCTCGCCGTCGGGATCGCCGCCGGCCATCTCGCCGACCGGCACGGGCCCCGCGGGGTGTACGCGGCCACCCTCGCCGTGCAGGCCCTCGCGACGGCCGCATTCGTGCTGGTGCACAGCTTCTGGCCGTTCGTCGTGGCGGTCTGCGCGGCCACGGCGGCCAAGGCGGCCGGGCTGGCCGCGCGGAGCCCGCTGATCCGCCACTACGGCGGCGACCGGCCACAGGCCTTCCGGGCCTACCTGCGCGCGGTCACCAACGTCGGCATCTCCGTGGGCGCGCTGGGCGCGGGCTGGGCGGTGCAGGTCGGCACGGTCAGCGCGTACCACCTGCTGGTGGCCGGCAACGCGATCGCGTTCGTCGTCTCGGCCGTGCTGCTGGTGCGCCTGCCGGCGGTGGCGCCGCTGCCACCGGCGCCGGGCCCACGCTGGACCGCCCTCGGCGACTGGCCCTACCTCGCGCTGACCGCCCTGGACGGCGTGATGGCCGTCCAGTTCAAGGTGCTGACCGTCGGCATTCCACTGTGGATCGTCTCGGCGACCACGGCGCCGGCCTGGATCGTCTCGGGCACCATGCTCGTCGGCACCGTCATGGTGGTGCTGCTCCAGGTGCGGGCCAGCCGGGGCGTCGACTCACCGGTCGCGGGCGGCCGCGCGTACCGCCGATCGGGGTTGGCCTTCCTCGCCTCGTGCTCGATGATCGCGCTGACCCGCTCGCTGCCGGGCTGGGCCGCGGCCACGCTGCTGATGTCGGCGGCGGTGGTGCACACGGTCGGCGAGCTGTGGCACTCGGCCGCCGGCTTCGAGGTGTCGTTCGCCCTCGCACCCGACCACGCGACGGGCCAGTATCTCGGCGTGTTCGGCATCGGCGCCGGCCTGGCGGAGGCGTTCGGGCCGGGTCTGCTTATCGCGTTGTGCATCAGCTGGAGCGGACCCGGCTGGTACGTCGTCGGCGCCATGTTCGCCCTCACCGGGTTCGCGGCGCCGGCCGCCGTCCGCTGGGCGGAGCGACGCCGGCGCCCGGTCCGACCCCCGTCGATGCCGGACCGGGCGCCCGCCGCTCGTCAGGCGTTGAGCAGCTCGTAG
- a CDS encoding BTAD domain-containing putative transcriptional regulator, which produces MPQRFEILGPIRVVDGDREIDLGPGKQRAVLAVLLLNANRPVPTTQIVDAVWQDEPPENGANVVQKYVAGLRRALEPDRSPRTPGQLLTLTEAGYLLRVPPGGLDADDFDQRVRAARSHQAAGALEPAVADLRAGLALWRAEAVAGLAGGYFAAARDRLGDARCAAYEALAEIEIARGRHAELVPELTGLVAEFPLREQLRYQLMLALYRGGRQAEALAAYRAAREFLAEEFGVEPGERLQELHRRMLRADPALLGPRPAAPVSAPPPVPVFAPPPPPPAPVRRSWRWGDEPPGWARVGAVLVTLAGAGMLTWLVIGAYAVHRRSRILGAIAVAYLALAVVSCALVDSEASKPAEEMAGLPIGGWFLVWFGGALHVLVLNFLPKRAPRHPDEIAEIERRVRRAQALELVRHHPAMARELGIGRPDVPGHFDDGGLVDVNSAPEPVLASLPGVGALRARAIAADRYRRGPFATVDDLAARGLVPPHDLGPLREILICV; this is translated from the coding sequence GTGCCGCAGCGGTTCGAGATCCTGGGGCCGATCCGGGTGGTCGACGGCGACCGCGAGATCGACCTGGGCCCGGGCAAGCAGCGCGCGGTGCTCGCCGTCCTGTTGCTCAACGCCAACAGGCCGGTGCCGACGACCCAGATCGTCGACGCGGTGTGGCAGGACGAGCCTCCGGAGAACGGCGCCAACGTCGTCCAGAAGTACGTCGCGGGCCTGCGCCGGGCGCTCGAACCGGACCGCTCGCCGCGCACGCCGGGTCAGCTGCTCACCCTGACCGAGGCCGGCTACCTGCTGCGGGTCCCGCCCGGCGGGCTGGACGCGGACGACTTCGACCAGCGGGTACGCGCGGCGCGGTCCCACCAGGCCGCCGGAGCGCTCGAACCCGCCGTGGCCGACCTGCGCGCCGGCCTGGCGCTCTGGCGGGCCGAGGCGGTCGCGGGCCTGGCCGGTGGCTACTTCGCGGCGGCCCGGGACCGGCTCGGCGACGCCCGGTGCGCCGCCTACGAGGCGCTGGCCGAGATCGAGATCGCCCGCGGCCGGCACGCCGAGCTCGTGCCCGAGCTGACCGGGCTGGTCGCCGAGTTCCCGCTGCGCGAGCAGCTGCGCTACCAGCTGATGCTGGCGCTCTACCGGGGTGGCCGGCAGGCCGAGGCGTTGGCGGCCTACCGGGCGGCCCGCGAGTTCCTGGCCGAGGAGTTCGGTGTCGAGCCCGGTGAGCGGCTGCAGGAGCTGCACCGGCGGATGCTGCGGGCGGATCCGGCGCTGCTCGGCCCGCGGCCGGCGGCGCCCGTGTCGGCGCCGCCGCCGGTGCCGGTCTTCGCGCCGCCCCCGCCGCCGCCCGCGCCGGTGCGCCGCTCGTGGCGGTGGGGTGACGAGCCGCCGGGCTGGGCGCGGGTCGGCGCGGTCCTGGTCACGCTCGCCGGCGCCGGCATGCTGACCTGGCTGGTGATCGGTGCGTATGCCGTGCACCGCCGCAGCCGCATCCTCGGCGCCATCGCGGTCGCCTACCTCGCCCTCGCCGTCGTCAGCTGCGCGCTGGTCGACAGCGAGGCGAGCAAGCCCGCGGAGGAGATGGCGGGCCTGCCGATCGGGGGGTGGTTCCTGGTCTGGTTCGGCGGGGCACTGCACGTGCTGGTGCTCAACTTCCTGCCGAAGCGGGCCCCGCGCCATCCGGACGAGATCGCCGAGATCGAACGGCGGGTCCGGCGCGCGCAGGCGCTGGAGCTGGTGCGCCACCACCCGGCCATGGCCCGGGAGCTCGGCATCGGCCGCCCCGACGTGCCCGGTCACTTCGACGACGGCGGTCTCGTCGACGTCAACTCCGCGCCCGAGCCGGTGCTGGCCAGCCTGCCGGGCGTCGGGGCGCTGCGCGCCCGGGCGATCGCCGCCGACCGTTACCGCCGCGGGCCGTTCGCGACCGTCGACGACCTGGCCGCCCGCGGTCTGGTGCCGCCGCACGACCTCGGGCCGCTGCGGGAGATACTCATCTGCGTCTGA